TTAATACCACCCTTCATAAAACTCATATCGCCATGAAATTCAAGACCTTCTATGGTAAAATGATTTTCATTTAAGCCCAGCAGATCTGTCATAACACTTTTAGGAAACCGGCCTTGATATTTTAAGTTGTGAATTGTAAAAACCGTCCTTATATCCTGATATTTATCTTCCTTTCGGAAAAATGTTTCTAATAATGGTGCCACCATCCCAGCTTGCCAATCATGGCAATGAATGATATCCGGATAAAAATCAATAAATGGTAACATCTCTAAAACAGCCCGATTAAAAAACGAAAACCTTTCCCCATCATCCGGATAACCATAATATCCCGGTCGGTTAAAATGATATTTATTATCCAGAAAATAAAAAGGTACTCCCTGGTAACTGGTATACTCCAAGCCGCAAAACTGGTTTCTCCATCCTACAGGAACATAAATACTTTCTTGCCATTTTATGGTGTCTTTAAGATTTACTGGCATTTCTTCATATTTAGGCATTACTACCCGCACATCAACATTTTCTCTTCTAAGCATTTTAGGCAGCGATCCAATCACATCTCCTAAGCCGCCTGTTTTCATAAAAGGTGCTGCTTCCGAAGCCACCATGAGTACTTTTAACATTATTTACCCTCGCTTTCTTCGTCATATTAAATCAATGCCTTTTTTTCAACAACTACCGGGTATTCCGGATCTCCAATAATTTGTTTTCCCGATGTCACAACCACATCTTTATCAAGTATTGCATTTTCTATCACAGCATCTTCATGAATCTGTCCCTTTTGCATAATGATACTATTTCGAACCCGTGCATTTTTATGAACAACAACGCCGCGACTTAAGATACTGTTTTCTATCCTGCCTGCAATGTGGCATCCATTTGCCATCTGTGAATTGATAACTTCCGCACTTTCCTGATATTTAGCTGGTGGTTCATCTTTTACCTTGGTACTAATGGTTCCATGACTCAAAAAAACATCTTTCCATACTTTGGGATCTAAAAGGTCCATACTATGGGAATAGTATGTTTTTATAGAATCTATTTTTCCTGCATACCCTTTATGTTCATAAGCAAATATTTTATACTTTTCTAAATTCTTTATTAGTGCATCTTTTGTAAAATCTCGATATCCTCTGGCAATACAGTCATCTATCAGCTGCATAAAAAGACTTTTTTTCATAAATGCTATTTCCAGACCAACAGCAGGACTTAATGTCTTATCCCTTGCATCTGCCATATCATGTACCCGTTCATTATTATCAAGCAGCAGAGAAAGCACCCTATAATTTGTTTTTTCGTTCTCTACCTGATTCCTATATACGATGACAATATCTGCTTTCTTTTTGTGAAAAAACGCTTCAATGCCATTATAGTCCATATTGTAAATAATATTACTGTTACTAATTAAAACATACTCTTGCCGGCTTCTGTTCAAGTAGTCCATATGATTATAATAATGATCTATATCACCCAAGTTTCCCGTAAATTGATCGTATCCAAAAATAGGTGGAAGGATAAAAAGACCGTCTCGTTTACTAAGTAAATTCCACTCTTTTCCCGAATCCACATGATCCAATAATGAGCGATTATTGCTCTGGGTGAAAATTCCGACATTTTTAATGCCTGAATTCGCCATATTCGACAGGACAAAGTCTATCACTCTATATCTGCCACCAAAGGGAACAGCTGCCGTTGATCTTGCTTTTGTTAAATCTTTCAGTTTCTGTTTAATATCCGTATCATTAATAATACCTACCACATTTTTCATTATTTCACCTCCCGCTGTCCTAACCCATTAAGGCAACAACCAAATTCGTGACAATTTTCAATATTAATTTCAACTCCCGCCGGTATTGTTTTTCCCTTATCAACAACCACATTTTCACCTAACACCGTAATGCCTTCTTTTCCTTTTCCCGGCTGCCCTATTTGGCATCCATCCTCTATGGTACATTCCTCACCTATAATACTCCCTTCAACCAGAACATTCTCCCCTATCACTACATCAGACATAATCACTGAATTTCTAACAACGCTGCCTTTTCCTACACTTACGCCTGGAAATAATACTGATTTCTCTATAGCACCATGAACTTGACAACCTTCATTAACAATAGACTTTTTAACAGATGCATCCTCACCAATATACTGAACTGGTTGATTTGGGTTAACAGAATATATTTTCCAATCTCTTTCGTACAGGTCTAGTTCCGGATTGTCATCAAGTAAGTCCATATTGGCTTGCCACAAACTTTCAATAGTCCCTACATCTTTCCAATAATGCTGAAAAGGATAGGCATATACCCTCTCATTAGCTTCCAACATTTTGGGGATAATATTTTTTCCAAAATCATGATCCGATTCTGGATTCAGATCGTCTTCAATCAGTGCTTTTCTAAGTTTTTTCCATCCAAAAACGTACACACCCATCGACGCTAAGTTATTTTTTGCCTTTTGAGGCTTTTCTTCAAACTCCATAATTCTATTTTCATCATCTGTATTCATAATGCCAAAACGATGGGTTTCGTCCCAAGGCACTTCTATAACGGCAATGGTCACGTCTGCTTTCTTTTCTTTATGCTCATCAATCATTTTTGAATAATCCATTTTATAAATATGATCTCCAGACAGTATCAATACATATTCTGGATCATACTGGTCAATAAATTCTATGTTTTGATAGACAGCATTTGCCGTCCCTAGATACCAATGCCCCCCATCATGACGAACATAGGGAGGAAGCACCGTTACCCCTCCGTGCTTCTTGTCCAAATCCCAATGACTTCCAATCCCTATATAAGAATTTAATATTAAAGGCTGATACTGAGTAAGAACACCTACCGTATAAATTCCAGAATTGGAACAATTGCTCAATGGAAAATCGATGATTCGATATTTGCCACCAAAAGGGACCGCCGGTTTTGCTAATTTTCTCGTTAATATTCCCAAGCGAGTTCCTTGCCCTCCTGCCAGTAGCATGGCAATCACCTCATGCTTTTTCATTCGTCATTCCTCCTTTTTACATAAGTATCTGATGATTGTTACCTACCCATTTTCTGCCGATTATCACGAAGTAATGGGAATATGTTCTTCCTAATTGACACAAAAATGACATAAAAAAGAGAAGGCAAAAACCTTCTCTTACTATTTATTCCACGACCGCTCCTATATTATCAGCTTTTAAGTTCAATACTTCCCATTTTGTCCCTCTTATATCTCCTGCTTCTTCTAACAATTTTAGGAAATTATTTCTTCCTTCATCTTTTGTACACCATGAGAGGTACGCTAATGTTGGTCCAGCTCCACTCAAATATAGTTGGTTTACATTTCGTTTTCTTGCCTCTGTAAAAATATAATCCAATTCTGGAAGTAGCTTGCTGCGATAAATCTGATGCAGATTATCCTGTAAGGCTGCTTTAAGTACATTAAAATCTTTCAATAATAAAGACGCTACCAATAAAGAAGCATTTCCTATATTCTTCACAGCATCCTCAAAGAGAACCTTTTGAGGGAGTGCTTCTCTTGCCGCTTTCGTACTCAAGCTTACATTCGGAACAGCGATCGTCCATTCTAATGCCTCCGGTGCTGAGAATTGAAGATTCGTCGCATCTTTATCATTATTTTTCGAAGACACTACGATACCGCCTAGCAAGGCTGGCGTCACATTATCCGGATGTCCTTCAATGTTTATGGCCAGATTCAATAACTCTTTCTGGTTCAAAGGATTTCCCAGCAATTCGTTAGCCGCTACAATTCCTCCAACAATACAAGCCGCACTGCTTCCCAGACCTCTCGAAGCCGGTATTTCGTGATGTACTTTAATATGCAAGGCCTCCATCGGATATCCCGCTTCGTTGTAAAGCTTTTTGATACTTTTGTATACCAAATGCCTTTCATCCGTAGGAAGTTCTTTGCTGTCTTTTCCTATGTTTTCTATCCACAAGCCCTTAGCTGATTTTTCCACTTCAACCCTATTATAAAGTCCCAAGGCCACTCCTAAGCTATCAAATCCTGGTCCCATATTGGCCGATGTTGCAGGCACTTTAACTTGTATCATGAAACTCTACCTTCTTTAGTACAAATTGTTTTTTTCATATGCAACCACCTCTGGTTTTCTAAGATAAGGTTTCAACTCGAATAAGATTTGCCACTTCCGTTACGGCATCAAACTCTCCAATCTGCTGAATTGTTTTTTTAACAGCCTCTTCCTTTGTTTTATGTGTAATAAAGACGAGAGGAACCGACGTCTCTCCTACTCCCTTTTGAATAACAGAAGATAAGCTTACTCCATTTTCTCCAAAAGTACTGGCAATTCTTCCTAGTACTCCTGGACTGTCTTTAACCATAAAACGAATGTAATAAGCTGTCTGTGTCTCATCCATAGACTTAATAGTCTTACATGTTTCCGAAAAATCCAACTGATAAGATGGTGGTGAAGAGTGGTTCCAGTGACTAGCTATACTAAGGATATCACCTATGACAGCACTAGCCGTAGGAAGATCTCCTGCTCCTTTACCATAGAACATTAGCTCTCCGACTGCATTTCCTTCTACAAAAACAGCATTAAAAGCATCATTTACCGCTGCCAAAGGATGTTCCTTTTCTATAAACGTCGGGTGAACCCTTAGTTCCATTTTTCCATCCTCTTCCATCCCTATTGCCAGTAATTTAACCACAAAACCCAGTTCTTCGGCAAATTCAATATCTGTAGGAGTCATCTTTCTGATTCCTTCCCGATATACCTGTTGAAAGTCTATCCCCGATTTGAACCCTAATGCAGCTAACAAAGCCAGCTTATGGGCTGCATCATAACCATCAACATCAGCCGTCGGATCAGCTTCCGCGTATCCCTTTTGCTGCGCTTCTTCAAGTGCATCTTCAAAGCGAACGCCTTCCCGGCTCATTTTTGTCAAAATATAGTTGGTTGTTCCATTAACAATGCCCATGATCCTCTGGATCCGGTTTGCTGTCAAGCTTTCTCTGATGGAATGTAAGATTGGTATCCCACCTGCAACACTGGCTTCATACCTAAATTGCACGCCATTTTTCAAAGCTATTGCTGTTAGCTCTTTACCATAAAGTGCGAGAAGTGCTTTGTTCGCTGTGACAACATGTTTTTTCTTTTCTAAGGCTTTTTCAACATATTTTTTTGCTCCATCCGTTCCTCCCATTAGCTCTACAACAATGTGAATCGAATCATCTTCTAGAATTTCCTCCGGATCCACTGTTAATATACCTTCATCCAGCCTTATTTCACGTTCTTTATCTATATCATTTACAAGCACTTTGCTAATCTCAAAAGTAAAGCCAGCCTGTTTTTCAAACACTGTATGGTTTTTTCCCAATACTTTCCAAACACCCTGCCCTACTGTGCCAAAACCAAGCAGACCAATCTTGATGCGTTCCATTTTCTGTCACTTCCTTTATTATCGATAGATTATGCTTTTCCCTATTCGTTACCCATTATCTTGACTTCCCGAACACCTTCTATGGATCTAAGATAACTAATCAGCTCTTCTACATTTACGGTTAAGTCTTTTGTTTCAAGAGAAATGGTTGCATTGGCAATTTGCAGGTAGGGAATGTTTTGATTAATCGTAACAATACTTCCCTGCACCCTTGCTATTTCTTTGAGCACAGCCATTAAACAACCTGCAATATGGTCCATTGTTAACGCAATGGTAATGATCCTCCCTTTACCCATTTCATAAAAAGGAAATACATAGTTTCTGTATTTGTAATAAGCGCTACGACTAATACCTACTTTGTCTACAGCTTCATAGATCGTTTTCACTTCGCCCCGTCCAAGCATTTCATTTACTTGAACGGTCTTCTCTAATACTTCTGGCATTGCTGAAGTATGCACCAAATAGTACGTATTTTTTTT
This portion of the Tindallia magadiensis genome encodes:
- the thrB gene encoding homoserine kinase, whose product is MIQVKVPATSANMGPGFDSLGVALGLYNRVEVEKSAKGLWIENIGKDSKELPTDERHLVYKSIKKLYNEAGYPMEALHIKVHHEIPASRGLGSSAACIVGGIVAANELLGNPLNQKELLNLAINIEGHPDNVTPALLGGIVVSSKNNDKDATNLQFSAPEALEWTIAVPNVSLSTKAAREALPQKVLFEDAVKNIGNASLLVASLLLKDFNVLKAALQDNLHQIYRSKLLPELDYIFTEARKRNVNQLYLSGAGPTLAYLSWCTKDEGRNNFLKLLEEAGDIRGTKWEVLNLKADNIGAVVE
- a CDS encoding homoserine dehydrogenase, translating into MERIKIGLLGFGTVGQGVWKVLGKNHTVFEKQAGFTFEISKVLVNDIDKEREIRLDEGILTVDPEEILEDDSIHIVVELMGGTDGAKKYVEKALEKKKHVVTANKALLALYGKELTAIALKNGVQFRYEASVAGGIPILHSIRESLTANRIQRIMGIVNGTTNYILTKMSREGVRFEDALEEAQQKGYAEADPTADVDGYDAAHKLALLAALGFKSGIDFQQVYREGIRKMTPTDIEFAEELGFVVKLLAIGMEEDGKMELRVHPTFIEKEHPLAAVNDAFNAVFVEGNAVGELMFYGKGAGDLPTASAVIGDILSIASHWNHSSPPSYQLDFSETCKTIKSMDETQTAYYIRFMVKDSPGVLGRIASTFGENGVSLSSVIQKGVGETSVPLVFITHKTKEEAVKKTIQQIGEFDAVTEVANLIRVETLS
- a CDS encoding ACT domain-containing protein is translated as MGTKKNTYYLVHTSAMPEVLEKTVQVNEMLGRGEVKTIYEAVDKVGISRSAYYKYRNYVFPFYEMGKGRIITIALTMDHIAGCLMAVLKEIARVQGSIVTINQNIPYLQIANATISLETKDLTVNVEELISYLRSIEGVREVKIMGNE
- the glgD gene encoding glucose-1-phosphate adenylyltransferase subunit GlgD; this encodes MKNVVGIINDTDIKQKLKDLTKARSTAAVPFGGRYRVIDFVLSNMANSGIKNVGIFTQSNNRSLLDHVDSGKEWNLLSKRDGLFILPPIFGYDQFTGNLGDIDHYYNHMDYLNRSRQEYVLISNSNIIYNMDYNGIEAFFHKKKADIVIVYRNQVENEKTNYRVLSLLLDNNERVHDMADARDKTLSPAVGLEIAFMKKSLFMQLIDDCIARGYRDFTKDALIKNLEKYKIFAYEHKGYAGKIDSIKTYYSHSMDLLDPKVWKDVFLSHGTISTKVKDEPPAKYQESAEVINSQMANGCHIAGRIENSILSRGVVVHKNARVRNSIIMQKGQIHEDAVIENAILDKDVVVTSGKQIIGDPEYPVVVEKKALI
- a CDS encoding glucose-1-phosphate adenylyltransferase; this encodes MKKHEVIAMLLAGGQGTRLGILTRKLAKPAVPFGGKYRIIDFPLSNCSNSGIYTVGVLTQYQPLILNSYIGIGSHWDLDKKHGGVTVLPPYVRHDGGHWYLGTANAVYQNIEFIDQYDPEYVLILSGDHIYKMDYSKMIDEHKEKKADVTIAVIEVPWDETHRFGIMNTDDENRIMEFEEKPQKAKNNLASMGVYVFGWKKLRKALIEDDLNPESDHDFGKNIIPKMLEANERVYAYPFQHYWKDVGTIESLWQANMDLLDDNPELDLYERDWKIYSVNPNQPVQYIGEDASVKKSIVNEGCQVHGAIEKSVLFPGVSVGKGSVVRNSVIMSDVVIGENVLVEGSIIGEECTIEDGCQIGQPGKGKEGITVLGENVVVDKGKTIPAGVEINIENCHEFGCCLNGLGQREVK